A region of the Azospirillum lipoferum 4B genome:
CAATCAGGTGATCTATGCGGACGGCAACGAGGTGGCCTATCGCTGCTCGATCAGCCCGACCTGCCGGCTGGGGGCGGCGTTGGTGATCCCGCTGGTCGGCGAGGATGGCGGGGTGATCGGCACCATCAAACTGTACGAGCCGAAGACCAAGATCTTCTCCACCATCAACCGCACGCTGGGCGAGGGTGTCGCCCGGCTGCTGTCCAACCAGATCCTGGCCGGCCGCTACGAGCAGCAGAAGGCCCTGCTGGCGCAGTCGGAGATCAAGCTGCTGCACGCCCAGGTGAACCCGCATTTCCTGTTCAATGCGCTGAACACCATCTCAGCGGTCATCCGCAACGATCCGGAGCGGGCGCGCCAGCTGGTGCAGAACCTGTCCACCTTCTTCCGCAAGAACCTGAAGCGCCCCAGCGAAACGGCGACGCTGGCCGACGAGGTCGAGCATGTCAGCGCCTATCTGCAGATCGAGCTGGCGCGCTTCAGCGGCCGGCTGACGGTGGAGATCGACGTGCCGGACGATTTGCGCCATGCGGCGATGCCCGCCTTCTCGCTGCAGCCGATGGTGGAGAATGCGATCAAGCACGGCACGGCGCAGCTGCTGGGCGACGGCCATGTCCGCATCGCGGCGAAGCGGGAGGGCGGCGACCTGCTGTTGTCGGTGGAGGACAATGCCGGGCTTTACGAGGCCAAGCCGGGCGGCGACGGGCTGGGCATGACCATCGTCGACCGCCGCATCCGCAACCGCTACGGTGAGGCGTATGGCGTCTCCATCGCCTGCGACCCCGATGTCTTGACCCGCGTCACCCTGCGCCTGCCGCTGCCGGCCGAAGAACCCGTTCCGGCATGATGATCCTCTCCTCGATGGTCTTCTCCTTGATGGTCTGCCCATGATGAACATCCTGATCGTCGACGACGAGCCGCTGGCGCGGGAGGAACTGCGCCGGATGCTGGAGGAGGCCGCCGATATCCGCGTCGTCGGCGAATGCGCCAACGCCATCGAGGCGATCGGCGCCATCAACCGGCAGTCGCCCGACGTCGTGTTCCTCGACATCCAGATGCCGCGGGTCAGCGGGCTGGAGATGCTGAGCATGCTCGACCCCGACCGCATGCCGCGGATCGTCTTCCTGACCGCCCATGACGAGTATGCGGTCAAGGCCTTCGAGGAACATGCCTTCGATTACCTGCTGAAACCGGCCGACCCGGCGCGGCTGGCGAAGACCCTGCAGCGGCTGCGCCGGCAGCATGCCCCGCAGGAGGTCGGCGTGCTGCCGGGGGCGGCCGAGCTGCGCCACATCCCCTGCACCGGGGTCAACCGCATCACCCTGATGAAGCTGGCGGACGTCGAGTATGTCGTCTCGCGCCCGGCCGGCGTCTATGTGGTGGGGGAGGACGGGCAGGAGCGCTTCACCGAATTGACGCTCCACACCATCCAGGAAAAGAGCCAGCTGTTTCGCTGCCACTGCCAGTTCCTGGTCAATCCGGAACGCATCCGGGAGATCCATTTCGTCGACGGTGGTCTGGCGGAGATCCGGACCACCGGCGGGCACACCGTGCCGGTCAGCCGGCGCTTCCTGGGGCCGCTGAAGGAACGGCTGGGCATGGGGTGAGGCTGCGGACTCGACTCATGGGCGTTCGTTCGTTGGATGAAGCCCCTCTCCCCGTGCGGGAGAGGGGTTGGGGTGAGGGGCGCAAGTCTAATATTTCCAACGATCTACGGCCTCCGTACCCCTCATCCCAACCCTTCTCCCGCAAGGGGAGAAGGGCTTTGGGACCTAAGGTGATCGCTCTGGTCCAAACCCAATCGGCCTGAGCGCAACCGCGCGCAGCCGATGGACAAGCGCGTCGGGCCGGTGTACAAACCGCCCGAACGAGGTGAGTGTGCGCTCACTTTCCTAATATGCCCGGTTTTCGAAAGACAGCAGCCCCATGGCTCCACGCCTGGACAGCCGTGCCCGGCGGCGGGCCATCGTCGACGCCGCCTTGCCGCTTTTCGCGCGCAAGGGCTTCGCCGCGACCACCACGAAGGAGATCGCGCAGGCCGCCGGTGTGTCCGAGGGCCTGATCTTCAAGCATTTCCCGTCCAAGGCCTCGCTCTACGAGGCGATATTCCTCAGCTGCGTCGACGGCGACCCGGAATATGAGCGGCTGATCGCGCTGCCGCCGGGCACCGCGACGCTGGCGCAGATGATCCAGGGGCTGGTCGGCTATTTCGTGATGCAGGTCCCGGCCGATCCGAACGAGCGGGCCCGCCAGCGCCTGTCGATCATCAGCCTGCTGGACGACGGCGAGTTCATGCGGCAGGTCTATGAGGGAATCCGCAGCCGGTTCCTGCCCTGCTTCACCGCCTCCATCGATGCCGCCATCGCCGACGGCGATCTGGTGCCCGGCCCGATCGATGCGGAGAGCGGGCTCTGGCTTGCCGAGCATCTGTGCGAGATGATGGCGACCGTCTGCCTGTCCGGCGGAACGGTGGTTCCCTACAGCTGCGGCCGTCCCGAGCTTGCGCGGCGGACCGCATGGTTCATCCTGCGTGGGCTCGGCCTGCGCGACGAGGCCATTGCCGCCCAGGAGCGCAGCGGCCATCTGGCCTTCGTGCCGCCATCGCCGCCGGAAGGCGGACCAAGAGATGACGAATCCACACCCGAGAGAGCGGAGTAGCCGATCGTGACCCTGGAGCATTCGCCAAAGACCGAGACGTCGTTCGGGCATCCGGCGTCGGAGCCGGGCCACGGCACGCCGCCGTCCCCGCCCCGCCCGCCGCGCAAGCCCGTCACCCGCGGGCGGCTGACCGTGCGCATCATCATCATGCTGGTGGTGCTGGGGCTGCTGGGGGCGGCGCTGTACGGCTTCAACACCTTCCGCGCCAAGGCCATCGCCGACTTCTTCGCCAACAACAAGCCGCCACCCACCCCGGTGGCCCTTGCGGAGGCGACGGTGCAGAGACCGTGCCGAAA
Encoded here:
- the btsR gene encoding two-component system response regulator BtsR — translated: MMNILIVDDEPLAREELRRMLEEAADIRVVGECANAIEAIGAINRQSPDVVFLDIQMPRVSGLEMLSMLDPDRMPRIVFLTAHDEYAVKAFEEHAFDYLLKPADPARLAKTLQRLRRQHAPQEVGVLPGAAELRHIPCTGVNRITLMKLADVEYVVSRPAGVYVVGEDGQERFTELTLHTIQEKSQLFRCHCQFLVNPERIREIHFVDGGLAEIRTTGGHTVPVSRRFLGPLKERLGMG
- a CDS encoding TetR/AcrR family transcriptional regulator, yielding MAPRLDSRARRRAIVDAALPLFARKGFAATTTKEIAQAAGVSEGLIFKHFPSKASLYEAIFLSCVDGDPEYERLIALPPGTATLAQMIQGLVGYFVMQVPADPNERARQRLSIISLLDDGEFMRQVYEGIRSRFLPCFTASIDAAIADGDLVPGPIDAESGLWLAEHLCEMMATVCLSGGTVVPYSCGRPELARRTAWFILRGLGLRDEAIAAQERSGHLAFVPPSPPEGGPRDDESTPERAE